In Oryza sativa Japonica Group chromosome 11, ASM3414082v1, the following are encoded in one genomic region:
- the LOC9271305 gene encoding uncharacterized protein has protein sequence MGVTSCSGCGQMSPHRGRRSTRWSSGVLAWSAAAAAAEQAACAPGAAAAAKLVSRCDQPSAATPQQPTPLCSWPLPGTFRQPQGSPASNTSTTSPEKRERREREKGGAIWSCKKVSLLLCPIQVALSTVAWLSWLAMAVRRRSTVVALLCLMSAWQSQMATWRSMVAALCPVSAQQSQGAAAWRSREVAWGPKAAARGPQVTA, from the coding sequence ATGGGCGTGACGAGTTGCAGCGGCTGCGGTCAGATGTCGCCGCACCGAGGAAGGAGAAGCACGCGTTGGAGCAGCGGTGTGCTGGCGTGGtccgcggctgctgctgccgccgagcAAGCCGCGTGCgctccgggcgccgccgccgctgccaagcTTGTCTCCCGCTGTGACCAGCCGTCTGCCGCAACGCCTCAGCAGCCGACACCGCTGTGCTCTTGGCCGCTTCCAGGAACATTTCGACAACCACAGGGCTCACCGGCCAGCAACACGTCGACAACCTCAccggagaagagagaaaggagggagagagagaaaggaggagcAATTTGGTCATGTAAAAAAGTGAGCCTCCTCTTATGCCCGATCCAGGTGGCTCTCTCAACGGTGGCGTGGTTATCCTGGTTGGCAATGGCAgtgaggcggcggtccacggtgGTGGCACTGTTATGCTTGATGTCCGCGTGGCAGTCCCAGATGGCGACGTGGCGGTCCATGGTGGCGGCGCTATGCCCGGTGTCGGCGCAACAGTCGCAGGGAGCAGCGGCGTGGAGGTCACGGGAGGTGGCATGGGgtccgaaggcggcggcacggggtcCGCAAGTGACGGCATGA
- the LOC4350205 gene encoding uncharacterized protein isoform X1, with amino-acid sequence MAETPDESAAAIEARGWSSHPFSFPSQPPDIKNWFSSYEYESPEVPELVGGNGGNSGSETQDPLENIQVGVPVDSLLEPTTHDGDGDGDGDSALRGNQCGQQHEHEVSAIREFIPISKSKVERGTKRKQSLRSLFGDGFLDNIGETSETETQAVLSVQRNEAEPLPDRNAMGLPDDDDTQGGQEGAIECSELPVDCNGIDVGDTQEGSQVDQEKEQSKLLIGDGMSSCHADKITPKDGNEQSKLSVDCTRTCKDRTKRRFDGNGIKSSLPSIGCNDIIIPNTEENSPGEETCHGNPAMDDKEQEETVAADGFVAIKRKEKLEQTFNTNKIPKPPTRRAKSTTLQENRDIVEQKVVVQERTSRSPLADMTNVSEVAAAPTTTEIRGKWKCPRKGKHYVGPPLKQLRLGQWLRRLD; translated from the exons atggccgagaCCCCCGACGAATCCGCGGCCGCAATCGAG GCGCGAGGATGGAGCTCGCACCCGTTCTCGTTCCCTTCCC AGCCGCCGGATATCAAGAACTGGTTCTCGAGCTATGAGTACGAGTCGCCGGAGGTGCCGGAGCTGGTTGGTGGCAATGGCGGCAATAGCGGCAGCGAGACCCAAGACCCGCTGGAG AATATCCAGGTCGGGGTGCCTGTGGATTCGTTGTTGGAACCGACCACCcatgatggtgatggtgatggtgatggtgattCTGCTTTGAGGGGAAACCAATGTGGACAGCAACACGAGCATGAGGTTTCTGCTATTAGAGAGTTCATTCCCATTAGTAAGAGCAAAGTGGAGCGTGGCACGAAGAGGAAGCAAAGCTTGCGGAGCTTGTTCGGAGATGGCTTTCTTGACAACATCGGTGAGACTTCTGAAACTGAAACTCAGGCGGTGTTGTCTGTTCAGAGAAATGAAGCCGAGCCTCTGCCAGATCGCAATGCCATGGGCTTgcctgatgatgatgatactcAAGGAGGTCAGGAAGGCGCGATCGAATGCAGTGAGCTGCCGGTGGATTGTAATGGCATCGATGTAGGTGATACTCAAGAAGGTTCCCAGGTTGATCAGGAGAAAGAGCAGAGCAAACTGCTAATTGGTGATGGTATGAGTTCATGTCATGCTGACAAAATCACCCCGAAAGATGGTAATGAGCAGAGCAAACTGTCAGTTGATTGTACTAGAACATGCAAGGATCGCACCAAAAGGCGGTTTGACGGAAATGGCATTAAGAGCAGCCTACCATCCATCGGTTGTAATGATATCATCATACCTAACACTGAAGAAAATTCTCCAGGAGAAGAAACTTGCCATGGCAACCCTGCAATGGATGACAAAGAGCAGGAAGAAACAGTTGCAGCTGATGGTTTTGTTGCCATCAAGAGAAAGGAGAAACTAGAACAAACATTCAACACAAACAAAATTCCTAAGCCCCCAACGAGAAGAGCGAAGTCCACGACGTTGCAAGAGAACCGTGACATTGTGGAACAGAAAGTCGTAGTCCAAGAACGCACTAGCAGAAGCCCCTTAGCAGACATGACTAATGTTTCAGAAGTAGCAGCTGCTCCAACAACGACAGAGATCCGCGGTAAATGGAAGTGCCCTCGCAAAGGGAAGCACTATGTTGGTCCTCCGTTGAAACAGCTGCGTTTGGGGCAATGGTTGCGCCGACTGGATTGA
- the LOC4350209 gene encoding heterogeneous nuclear ribonucleoprotein Q isoform X1, protein MSDRQQSEEPEEQVDLEGDDDNDVMDDDEDGYRRRRRREDSDEPDDDEEDPEVEGDGHGDAGTAAGEGGAHEMDKAAGGGGDGPEDDDEKRKWDELLALPPQGSEVFIGGLPRDTTEEDLRELCDSFGEIYEVRLMKDKETKENKGFAFVNFTAKEAAQRAIEELHDKEHKGRTLRCSLSQAKHRLFVGNVPKGLGEEELRKIIQGKGPGVVNIEMFKDLHDPSRNRGFLFVEYYNHACADYARQKLSAPNFKVDGSQLTVSWAEPKGSSDSSSAAAQLKEAAGERLHGKWEKACINKIVWTRVQPSIEMVKTIYVKNLPENASKEKIKEIFEKHGEVTKVVLPPAKDGHKRDFGFVHFAERSSALKAVKGSEKYEFNGQVLEVSMAKPLGDKKPDHSFKPAGAPNFPLPPYGGYMGDPYGAYGGGGPGFNQPMIYGRGPAPAGMRMVPMVLPDGRLGYVLQQPGGIPPPPPMRRGDRRDGGSRGGEGSHGRRYRPY, encoded by the exons aTGTCCGACCGGCAGCagtcggaggagccggaggagcaGGTGGACCTGGAGGgggacgacgacaacgacgtcatggacgacgacgaggacgggtaccgccgccgccgccgccgcgaggactCCGACGagccggacgacgacgaggaggatccCGAGGTCGAGGGCGATGGCCACGGAGACGCGGGGACCGCGGCGGGCGAAGGAGGAGCGCATGAGATGGAcaaggccgccggcggcggcggcgatgggcctGAGGACGATGACGAGAAGCGGAAGTGGGATGAGCTGCTCGCTCTGCCGCCTCAGGGCTCCGAGGTGTTCATCGGCGGTCTCCCCCGCGACACCACCGAGGAGGACCTCCGTGAGCTCTGCGACTCGTTCGGCGAAATCTATGAG GTGAGGTTGATGAAGGATAAAGAGACCAAGGAGAACAAAGGATTCGCATTCGTCAACTTCACCGCGAAGGAAGCGGCTCAGCGTGCTATCGAGGAACTGCATGACAAAGAACACAAG GGGAGGACACTGCGGTGCTCACTGTCGCAGGCAAAGCACAGGCTATTCGTTGGTAATGTACCCAAGGGGTTGGGTGAGGAGGAGCTGAGAAAGATAATCCAAGGGAAGGGGCCAGGTGTTGTCAACATTGAGATGTTCAAG GATTTACATGACCCAAGCCGTAACCGTGGGTTCCTCTTTGTTGAGTATTATAACCACGCTTGTGCAGACTATGCCAGGCAGAAATTGTCAGCACCAAACTTTAAGGTTGATGGTAGCCAATTGACCGTCAGCTGGGCTGAACCTAAGGGTTCATCAGATTCTTCTTCTGCAGCTGCCCAG CTCAAGGAAGCTGCAGGGGAACGGCTGCACGGCAAGTGGGAGAAAGCATGCATCAACAAGATTGTCTGGACTCGTGTCCAGCCGTCCATTGAAATG GTGAAGACTATATATGTGAAGAACTTACCAGAAAATGCTTCTAAAGAGAAGATTAAGGAGATTTTTGAAAAGCATGGAGAGGTCACAAAAGTCGTTTTGCCACCTGCTAAGGATGGGCATAAGAGAGATTTTGGTTTTGTTCACTTTGCTGAAAGATCAAGTGCACTGAAGGCAGTTAAAGGAAGCGAAAAATATGAATTTAATG GGCAAGTGCTGGAAGTATCCATGGCCAAACCTTTGGGTGACAAGAAACCTGATCACTCGTTCAAGCCAGCAGGAGCTCCAAATTTTCCACTTCCTCCTTATGGTGGCTACATGGGAGATCCATATGGTGcttatggtggtggtggtcctgGATTCAACCAG CCTATGATCTATGGTAGAGGACCAGCACCAGCTGGAATGAGGATGGTCCCAATGGTGCTCCCTGACGGTCGTCTTGGATATGTTCT GCAACAGCCTGGTGGAATTCCCCCTCCACCACCAATGCGACGCGGTGACCGGAGGGATGGTGGCAGCCGAGGTGGTGAAGGGAGTCATGGCCGGCGATATCGCCCTtactag
- the LOC4350205 gene encoding uncharacterized protein isoform X2 yields MAETPDESAAAIEARGWSSHPFSFPSQPPDIKNWFSSYEYESPEVPELVGGNGGNSGSETQDPLEVGVPVDSLLEPTTHDGDGDGDGDSALRGNQCGQQHEHEVSAIREFIPISKSKVERGTKRKQSLRSLFGDGFLDNIGETSETETQAVLSVQRNEAEPLPDRNAMGLPDDDDTQGGQEGAIECSELPVDCNGIDVGDTQEGSQVDQEKEQSKLLIGDGMSSCHADKITPKDGNEQSKLSVDCTRTCKDRTKRRFDGNGIKSSLPSIGCNDIIIPNTEENSPGEETCHGNPAMDDKEQEETVAADGFVAIKRKEKLEQTFNTNKIPKPPTRRAKSTTLQENRDIVEQKVVVQERTSRSPLADMTNVSEVAAAPTTTEIRGKWKCPRKGKHYVGPPLKQLRLGQWLRRLD; encoded by the exons atggccgagaCCCCCGACGAATCCGCGGCCGCAATCGAG GCGCGAGGATGGAGCTCGCACCCGTTCTCGTTCCCTTCCC AGCCGCCGGATATCAAGAACTGGTTCTCGAGCTATGAGTACGAGTCGCCGGAGGTGCCGGAGCTGGTTGGTGGCAATGGCGGCAATAGCGGCAGCGAGACCCAAGACCCGCTGGAG GTCGGGGTGCCTGTGGATTCGTTGTTGGAACCGACCACCcatgatggtgatggtgatggtgatggtgattCTGCTTTGAGGGGAAACCAATGTGGACAGCAACACGAGCATGAGGTTTCTGCTATTAGAGAGTTCATTCCCATTAGTAAGAGCAAAGTGGAGCGTGGCACGAAGAGGAAGCAAAGCTTGCGGAGCTTGTTCGGAGATGGCTTTCTTGACAACATCGGTGAGACTTCTGAAACTGAAACTCAGGCGGTGTTGTCTGTTCAGAGAAATGAAGCCGAGCCTCTGCCAGATCGCAATGCCATGGGCTTgcctgatgatgatgatactcAAGGAGGTCAGGAAGGCGCGATCGAATGCAGTGAGCTGCCGGTGGATTGTAATGGCATCGATGTAGGTGATACTCAAGAAGGTTCCCAGGTTGATCAGGAGAAAGAGCAGAGCAAACTGCTAATTGGTGATGGTATGAGTTCATGTCATGCTGACAAAATCACCCCGAAAGATGGTAATGAGCAGAGCAAACTGTCAGTTGATTGTACTAGAACATGCAAGGATCGCACCAAAAGGCGGTTTGACGGAAATGGCATTAAGAGCAGCCTACCATCCATCGGTTGTAATGATATCATCATACCTAACACTGAAGAAAATTCTCCAGGAGAAGAAACTTGCCATGGCAACCCTGCAATGGATGACAAAGAGCAGGAAGAAACAGTTGCAGCTGATGGTTTTGTTGCCATCAAGAGAAAGGAGAAACTAGAACAAACATTCAACACAAACAAAATTCCTAAGCCCCCAACGAGAAGAGCGAAGTCCACGACGTTGCAAGAGAACCGTGACATTGTGGAACAGAAAGTCGTAGTCCAAGAACGCACTAGCAGAAGCCCCTTAGCAGACATGACTAATGTTTCAGAAGTAGCAGCTGCTCCAACAACGACAGAGATCCGCGGTAAATGGAAGTGCCCTCGCAAAGGGAAGCACTATGTTGGTCCTCCGTTGAAACAGCTGCGTTTGGGGCAATGGTTGCGCCGACTGGATTGA
- the LOC4350207 gene encoding polygalacturonase, which produces MSVITVVVVVGVVLALAAAASVMAAEYSVVDYGARAGGRADAAGAFLAAWAAACGDDGERPVMRVPAGTFLVGRAYFRGPCRSAGGVVLAIDGTVVAPPAVGNASWITFHYAHGLAIRGGTLDGNGHAFWACKAAAGRRCPPGTTTLDISQSNNVSVKRVTLVDSKNVHVSIFDCAGVTLQGVRIAAPADSPNTDGIHVALSRDVAVLSATVRTGDDCVSVGPGTSGVAIRNIRCGPGHGISIGSLGGRAGEGEVRNVTVESASLAGTQNGLRIKTWGKPFAGRVSGVRFANVAMRDVQNPIVVDQNYCPGNVNCPGQSSGVKISDVEYEGITGTSATAVAVRFDCSGSNPCTGIRLRNINLTYDGGGGKPARSFCKNAGGSASGVVIPPSCL; this is translated from the exons ATGAGCGTCATCACGGTGGTTGTGGTGGTCGGCGTCGTCCtcgcgctcgcggcggcggcgtcagtaATGGCGGCGGAGTACAGCGTGGTGGACtacggcgcgcgggcgggcgggaGGGCGGACGCGGCGGGGGCGTTCCTGGccgcgtgggcggcggcgtgcggcgacgacggcgagcggccgGTGATGCGCGTCCCCGCGGGGACGTTCCTGGTCGGGCGGGCGTACTTCCGCGGGCCCTGCCgcagcgccggcggcgtggtgcTCGCCATCGACGGcaccgtcgtcgcgccgccggccgtcggcaACGCGTCGTGGATCACGTTCCACTACGCCCACGGCCTCGCCATCCGCGGCGGCACGCTCGATGGCAACGGCCACGCCTTCTGGGCGTgcaaggccgccgccggccgccgctgcccaccAGGCACCACA ACGCTGGACATCAGCCAGTCGAACAACGTGTCGGTGAAGCGGGTGACGCTGGTGGACAGCAAGAACGTGCACGTCTCCATCTTCGACTGCGCCGGCGTGACGCTCCAGGGCGTGCGGatcgcggcgccggcggacaGCCCCAACACCGACGGCATCCACGTCGCGCTGTCCCGCGACGTCGCCGTCCTCAGCGCGACGGTGCGCACCGGCGACGACTGCGTCTCCGTGGGGCCCGGCACCTCCGGCGTGGCCATCCGCAACATCCGGTGCGGCCCCGGGCACGGGATCAGCATCGGCAGCCTCGGCGGGCGCGCCGGCGAGGGTGAGGTCCGGAACGTGACGGTGGAGTCCGCGTCGCTCGCCGGCACGCAGAACGGCCTCCGGATCAAGACGTGGGGGAAGCCCTTCGCCGGCCGCGTCTCCGGCGTACGGTTCGCCAACGTCGCCATGCGCGACGTCCAGAACCCCATCGTCGTCGACCAGAACTACTGCCCCGGCAACGTCAACTGCCCCGGCCAG AGCTCGGGGGTGAAGATCAGCGACGTGGAGTacgagggaatcacggggacgtcggcgacggcggtggcggtgaggtTCGACTGCAGCGGGAGCAACCCATGCACGGGGATCAGGCTCAGGAACATCAACCTGAcgtacgacggcggcggcggcaagccggcGAGGTCCTTCTGCAAGAACGCCGGCGGGTCGGCGTCCGGCGTGGTCATCCCACCGAGCTGCCTCTGA
- the LOC4350206 gene encoding polygalacturonase, whose product MPRRAHAHAAVAAHLLVSAFVAAAAAAAATYNVIDYGAVGDDGGVTDSARAFEAAWAAACAGDAAAAAATVVVPAGGVYLVSRARFAGPCRSGAVAVNMTGATVVAPVPYAGVQLWIVFQDVDGVSVAGGTLDGRGRALWACRRARRPDCPPATRSLTIYRSRNVAVRGLTSRDSAGIHITVQASAGVAIVDTVVSAPGRSPNTDGIHIKQSTGVTVRNAVIGTGDDCVSMVEGSSDVLIEAVTCGPGHGISIGSLGDTPEQVAVRNITVKGAALAGTTNGLRIKTWAKANAGAVAGVSFSGVVMRNVSNPIIVDQNYCPGNASCPTEGSGIEISGVSYTDIEGTSATATAVRFDCSPSRPCAGIAMRDVRLRYQPPAAAAEEEQPAASFCRNAHGVAFGDVDPPSCLTE is encoded by the exons ATGCCGCGCCGCGCTCATGCtcatgccgccgtcgccgcgcactTGCTGGTGTCGGCGTtcgttgcggcggcggcggcggcggcggcgacgtacAATGTCATCGACTATGGCGCggtgggcgacgacggcggggtgaCGGACAGCGCGCGGGCGTTCGAGGccgcgtgggcggcggcgtgcgcgggcgacgcggcggcggcggcggcgacggtggtcgtGCCGGCGGGCGGGGTGTACCTGGTGTCCAGGGCGAGGTtcgccgggccgtgccggagcGGCGCGGTGGCCGTGAACATGACGGGCGCCACGGTGGTCGCGCCCGTGCCGTACGCCGGCGTGCAGCTGTGGATCGTGTTCCAGGACGTGGACGGCGTGTCCGTCGCCGGCGGGACGCTGgacggccgcggccgcgcgctCTGGGCGTGCCGGCGCGCACGCCGCCCCGACTGCCCGCCCGCCACGAGGTCGCTGACGATATACCGGTCGAGGAACGTGGCGGTGCGCGGGCTGACGTCGCGGGACAGCGCCGGGATCCACATCACCGTGCAGGCGAGCGCCGGCGTGGCGATCGTGGACACGGTGGTGTCGGCGCCGGGGCGCAGCCCCAACACCGACGGCATCCACATCAAGCAGTCCACCGGCGTGACCGTCCGCAACGCCGTCATCGGCACCGGCGACGACTGCGTCTCCATGGTCGAGGGCTCCTCCGACGTCCTGATCGAGGCCGTCACTTGCGGCCCCGGCCACGGCATCAG CATCGGGAGCCTGGGGGACACGCCGGAGCAGGTGGCGGTGCGGAACATCACCGTGAAGGGCGCGGCGCTCGCCGGGACGACGAACGGGCTGCGGATCAAGACGTGGGCGAAGGCGAACGccggcgcggtcgccggcgtCTCCTTCTCCGGCGTCGTCATGCGGAACGTCAGCAACCCGATCATCGTCGACCAGAACTACTGCCCCGGCAACGCCAGCTGCCCAACCGAG GGGTCGGGGATCGAGATCAGCGGCGTGTCGTACACGGACATCGAGGggacgtcggcgacggcgacggcggtgaggTTCGACTGCAGCCCGAGCCGGCCGTGCGCCGGGATCGCCATGAGGGACGTCCGGCTGAGGTAccagccaccggcggcggcggcggaggaggagcagccggCGGCGTCGTTCTGCCGGAACGCGCACGGGGTGGCGTTTGGGGACGTCGATCCACCGAGCTGTCTAACCGAGTAG
- the LOC4350208 gene encoding probably inactive leucine-rich repeat receptor-like protein kinase At5g48380, producing the protein MSVKCSITIIIQLLFCYMLCQPCYGTLSDIQCLKRLKESVDPNNKLEWTFTNTTEGSICGFNGVECWHPNENKILSLHLGSMGLKGHFPDGLENCSSMTSLDLSSNSLSGPIPADISKQLPFITNLDLSYNSFSGEIPESLANCTYLNIVNLQNNKLTGAIPGQLGILSRLSQFNVANNQLSGPIPSSFGKFASSNFANQDLCGRPLSNDCTATSSSRTGVIIGSAVGGAVIMFIIVGVILFIFLRKMPAKKKEKDLEENKWAKNIKSAKGAKVSMFEKSVAKMKLNDLMKATGDFTKDNIIGSGRSGTMYKATLPDGSFLAIKRLQDTQHSESQFASEMSTLGSVRQRNLLPLLGYCIAKKERLLVYKYMPKGSLYDQLHQQTSEKKALEWPLRLKIAIGSAKGLAWLHHSCNPRILHRNISSKCILLDDDYDPKISDFGLARLMNPIDTHLSTFVNGEFGDLGYVAPEYARTLVATPKGDVYSFGVVLLELVTGEEPTQVKNAPENFKGSLVDWITYLSNNAILQDAVDKSLIGKDHDAELLQFMKVACSCVLSAPKERPTMFEVYQLMRAIGEKYHFSAADDELTMQPQNAEAEKLDELIVAN; encoded by the exons ATGTCTGTCAAGTGTTCCATTACTATTATCATCCAACTTCTCTTCTGCTATATGCTTTGTCAGCCATGCTATGGCACATTAAGTGACATCCAATGCCTAAAGAGACTGAAGGAATCAGTTGACCCAAACAATAAATTGGAATGGACATTTACTAACACTACTGAGGGATCTATATGCGGATTCAATGGCGTGGAGTGCTGGCATCCTAATGAAAACAAGATTCTTTCTCTTCATCTTGGCAGCATGGGTCTTAAGGGCCATTTCCCTGATGGGCTTGAGAATTGTAGTAGCATGACTTCACTGGATCTCTCGAGCAACAGCCTTTCCGGTCCAATCCCAGCTGACATCTCAAAACAGCTGCCATTCATTACAAACCTTGATCTATCTTATAATAGTTTCTCAGGGGAGATTCCAGAATCCCTAGCTAATTGTACTTATCTAAATATTGTCAATTtgcaaaataacaaattaactGGAGCAATCCCAGGGCAGCTTGGTATTCTATCTCGCCTAAGCCAGTTTAATGTTGCCAACAATCAACTGTCAGGGCCGATACCTTCATCTTTCGGCAAATTCGCGTCATCCAATTTTGCAAATCAAGACCTCTGTGGGAGACCTCTGAGCAATGATTGCACTGCCACTTCAAGCAGCCGTACAGGGGTCATTATTGGTTCTGCTGTTGGTGGTGCAGTTATAATGTTTATAATAGTTGGTGTTATCCTGTTCATTTTCTTGCGGAAAATGCCTGCcaagaagaaggaaaaggatTTGGAAGAGAATAAGTGGGCAAAGAATATCAAGAGTGCAAAAGGAGCGAAG gTATCCATGTTTGAGAAATCAGTTGCAAAGATGAAGTTAAATGATCTGATGAAGGCAACAGGTGATTTTACTAAGGATAATATTATTGGATCTGGTCGATCAGGAACTATGTACAAAGCTACACTCCCAGATGGTTCATTCCTTGCTATCAAGAGGCTACAGGATACTCAACATTCCGAGAGTCAATTTGCATCTGAGATGTCAACATTGGGAAGTGTAAGGCAGCGCAACTTACTTCCTCTTTTAGGCTATTGTATTGCTAAGAAAGAGAGGCTCTTGGTATACAAGTATATGCCCAAGGGTTCACTCTATGATCAGCTACACCAACAGACTAGTGAGAAAAAGGCATTGGAGTGGCCATTGAGGCTCAAAATTGCCATTGGGTCTGCTAAAGGTTTGGCATGGCTTCACCACAGTTGCAATCCCCGCATCCTTCACCGGAACATTAGTTCGAAGTGCATATTACTCGATGATGACTATGACCCTAAAATTTCTGATTTTGGGTTGGCAAGGCTTATGAACCCCATCGACACCCACCTGAGCACATTTGTCAACGGTGAATTTGGAGACTTGGGGTATGTAGCTCCTGAGTATGCACGTACCCTCGTGGCCACTCCAAAAGGGGATGTTTATAGCTTTGGAGTTGTGTTGCTTGAACTTGTCACTGGTGAAGAGCCCACACAGGTGAAAAATGCCCCGGAAAACTTCAAAGGAAGTTTGGTGGATTGGATAACATACCTGTCAAACAATGCTATCCTTCAGGATGCAGTTGATAAGTCCTTGATTGGAAAGGATCATGATGCTGAGCTGCTTCAATTCATGAAGGTTGCATGCTCGTGTGTGCTTTCCGCTCCAAAGGAAAGACCGACAATGTTTGAGGTTTACCAGCTAATGAGAGCTATTGGAGAGAAATACCATTTTAGCGCTGCAGACGATGAATTGACGATGCAGCCGCAGAATGCTGAAGCCGAAAAGCTTGATGAGCTTATTGTAGCAAACTAG
- the LOC4350209 gene encoding heterogeneous nuclear ribonucleoprotein Q isoform X2 produces MSDRQQSEEPEEQVDLEGDDDNDVMDDDEDGYRRRRRREDSDEPDDDEEDPEVEGDGHGDAGTAAGEGGAHEMDKAAGGGGDGPEDDDEKRKWDELLALPPQGSEVFIGGLPRDTTEEDLRELCDSFGEIYEVRLMKDKETKENKGFAFVNFTAKEAAQRAIEELHDKEHKGRTLRCSLSQAKHRLFVGNVPKGLGEEELRKIIQGKGPGVVNIEMFKDLHDPSRNRGFLFVEYYNHACADYARQKLSAPNFKVDGSQLTVSWAEPKGSSDSSSAAAQVKTIYVKNLPENASKEKIKEIFEKHGEVTKVVLPPAKDGHKRDFGFVHFAERSSALKAVKGSEKYEFNGQVLEVSMAKPLGDKKPDHSFKPAGAPNFPLPPYGGYMGDPYGAYGGGGPGFNQPMIYGRGPAPAGMRMVPMVLPDGRLGYVLQQPGGIPPPPPMRRGDRRDGGSRGGEGSHGRRYRPY; encoded by the exons aTGTCCGACCGGCAGCagtcggaggagccggaggagcaGGTGGACCTGGAGGgggacgacgacaacgacgtcatggacgacgacgaggacgggtaccgccgccgccgccgccgcgaggactCCGACGagccggacgacgacgaggaggatccCGAGGTCGAGGGCGATGGCCACGGAGACGCGGGGACCGCGGCGGGCGAAGGAGGAGCGCATGAGATGGAcaaggccgccggcggcggcggcgatgggcctGAGGACGATGACGAGAAGCGGAAGTGGGATGAGCTGCTCGCTCTGCCGCCTCAGGGCTCCGAGGTGTTCATCGGCGGTCTCCCCCGCGACACCACCGAGGAGGACCTCCGTGAGCTCTGCGACTCGTTCGGCGAAATCTATGAG GTGAGGTTGATGAAGGATAAAGAGACCAAGGAGAACAAAGGATTCGCATTCGTCAACTTCACCGCGAAGGAAGCGGCTCAGCGTGCTATCGAGGAACTGCATGACAAAGAACACAAG GGGAGGACACTGCGGTGCTCACTGTCGCAGGCAAAGCACAGGCTATTCGTTGGTAATGTACCCAAGGGGTTGGGTGAGGAGGAGCTGAGAAAGATAATCCAAGGGAAGGGGCCAGGTGTTGTCAACATTGAGATGTTCAAG GATTTACATGACCCAAGCCGTAACCGTGGGTTCCTCTTTGTTGAGTATTATAACCACGCTTGTGCAGACTATGCCAGGCAGAAATTGTCAGCACCAAACTTTAAGGTTGATGGTAGCCAATTGACCGTCAGCTGGGCTGAACCTAAGGGTTCATCAGATTCTTCTTCTGCAGCTGCCCAG GTGAAGACTATATATGTGAAGAACTTACCAGAAAATGCTTCTAAAGAGAAGATTAAGGAGATTTTTGAAAAGCATGGAGAGGTCACAAAAGTCGTTTTGCCACCTGCTAAGGATGGGCATAAGAGAGATTTTGGTTTTGTTCACTTTGCTGAAAGATCAAGTGCACTGAAGGCAGTTAAAGGAAGCGAAAAATATGAATTTAATG GGCAAGTGCTGGAAGTATCCATGGCCAAACCTTTGGGTGACAAGAAACCTGATCACTCGTTCAAGCCAGCAGGAGCTCCAAATTTTCCACTTCCTCCTTATGGTGGCTACATGGGAGATCCATATGGTGcttatggtggtggtggtcctgGATTCAACCAG CCTATGATCTATGGTAGAGGACCAGCACCAGCTGGAATGAGGATGGTCCCAATGGTGCTCCCTGACGGTCGTCTTGGATATGTTCT GCAACAGCCTGGTGGAATTCCCCCTCCACCACCAATGCGACGCGGTGACCGGAGGGATGGTGGCAGCCGAGGTGGTGAAGGGAGTCATGGCCGGCGATATCGCCCTtactag